The Malus domestica chromosome 10, GDT2T_hap1 genome contains a region encoding:
- the LOC139189008 gene encoding D-3-phosphoglycerate dehydrogenase 1, chloroplastic-like, with translation MATSASQTLRSPFLRNPALSLSSKPSLSAFSVTPASRRRAPPRLVVVLSAANLDAKPTVLVSEKLGEPGINLLKQFANVDCSYNLSPEELCTKISLCDALIVRSGTKVTREVFESSGGRLKVVGRAGVGIDNVDLAAATEFGCLVVNAPTANTVAAAEHGIALLTAMARNVAQADASVKAGKWERNKYVGVSLVGKTLAVMGFGKVGSEVARRAKGLGMHVIAHDPYAPADRARAIGVELVSFDEALATSDFISLHMPLTPATAKVLNDDTFAKMKKGVRIVNVARGGVIDEDALVRALDAGIVAQAALDVFTVEPPPQGNKLVLHERVTATPHLGASTMEAQEGVAVEIAEAVVGALKGELAATAVNAPMVPAEVLTELKPYVVLAEKLGRLAVQLVAGGSGVKTVKVSYASARAPDDLDTRLLRAMITKGLIEPISSVFVNLVNADFTAKQRGLRITEERTILDGSPENPLDSIQVRIANVESKFASAISESGEIKVEGRVKDGVPHLTKVGSFEVDVSLEGSIILCRQVDQPGMIGQVGSILGEENVNVSFMSVGRIAPRKQAVMAIGVDDQPSKQSLKRIGDVQAIEEFVFLKL, from the exons ATGGCCACGTCAGCATCGCAAACCCTCCGCTCCCCATTTTTACGGAACcccgccctctctctctcctccaagcCCTCCCTCTCCGCCTTCTCAGTTACTCCCGCCTCGCGCCGCCGGGCCCCTCCGAGGCTGGTCGTGGTGCTGTCTGCTGCGAACCTCGACGCCAAGCCCACCGTTCTCGTCTCCGAGAAGCTCGGAGAGCCCGGAATCAACCTCCTCAAGCAGTTCGCCAATGTCGACTGCTCCTACAATCTCAGTCCCGAGGAGCTCTGCACCAAGATCTCGCTCTGCGACGCGTTGATCGTGCGGAGCGGGACCAAGGTCACCCGCGAGGTGTTCGAGTCCTCCGGCGGGAGGTTGAAGGTTGTGGGAAGAGCCGGCGTCGGCATCGACAACGTGGATCTAGCTGCGGCGACTGAGTTCGGGTGCTTGGTGGTGAACGCCCCCACGGCCAACACTGTTGCGGCCGCCGAGCACGGGATTGCTCTCTTGACCGCCATGGCTCGCAACGTCGCTCAGGCCGACGCGTCTGTGAAAGCTG GGAAATGGGAGAGGAACAAGTATGTGGGTGTTTCCCTTGTTGGGAAGACCTTAGCCGTGATGGGGTTCGGGAAAGTTGGATCTGAAGTGGCTCGGCGTGCCAAGGGGCTCGGTATGCACGTGATTGCCCACGACCCATATGCTCCGGCGGATCGTGCCCGTGCCATTGGTGTGGAGCTTGTGAGCTTCGATGAGGCTTTGGCCACCTCCGATTTCATATCTTTGCACATGCCTCTTACTCCCGCCACCGCGAAGGTTCTCAATGATGACACTTTTGCCAAGATGAAGAAGGGGGTACGAATTGTGAACGTCGCTCGTGGTGGTGTCATTGATGAGGATGCACTCGTCAGGGCGCTCGATGCCGGAATCGTTGCTCAG GCTGCTCTCGATGTGTTCACGGTGGAGCCACCGCCACAGGGCAACAAGTTGGTGTTGCACGAGAGAGTTACCGCCACTCCTCACCTCGGTGCGAGTACCATGGAAGCACAG GAAGGCGTGGCTGTTGAAATTGCTGAAGCCGTCGTTGGAGCCTTGAAAGGAGAGCTTGCTGCTACCGCAGTCAATGCACCAATGGTTCCTGCTGAG GTTTTGACAGAACTGAAGCCATATGTTGTACTTGCTGAGAAGCTAGGGAGACTGGCAGTCCAGTTAGTGGCAGGAGGTAGTGGCGTGAAAACTGTCAAGGTCTCGTATGCTTCAGCTAGGGCTCCTGATGACCTTGACACTAGGTTGCTCCGAGCCATGATTACGAAGGGTCTCATTGAGCCCATATCCAGTGTTTTCGTGAATCTGGTTAATGCAGATTTCACTGCCAAACAGAGAGGACTTAGGATAACAGAAGAGCGAACCATTCTTGATGGTTCGCCTGAGAATCCACTTGACTCAATCCAAGTTCGGATTGCCAACGTGGAATCCAAATTTGCCAGTGCGATATCAGAGAGCGGAGAGATCAAGGTGGAGGGTAGGGTTAAGGATGGGGTTCCTCACTTGACCAAGGTTGGGTCATTCGAAGTTGATGTGAGCTTGGAAGGTAGCATCATCCTCTGCAGACAGGTTGATCAGCCAGGTATGATAGGACAGGTCGGAAGCATTTTGGGAGAGGAGAATGTGAATGTCAGTTTCATGAGCGTCGGAAGGATTGCCCCGCGAAAGCAGGCTGTGATGGCAATCGGGGTGGATGACCA